A window from Theobroma cacao cultivar B97-61/B2 chromosome 3, Criollo_cocoa_genome_V2, whole genome shotgun sequence encodes these proteins:
- the LOC18605690 gene encoding uncharacterized protein LOC18605690, whose protein sequence is MAAKVVDPLTDYSKTQRVVLLIDLNPLLHLQDANPYLKTLLFSSKTLLSFPPLSSSLFSFKPFFSSLSPLLSSSKLPSTSTSLSLSFNHPDSTLHSLTEFLTSLPTTINKSSFPLNPSKALNLAASLRQLVHDYAWDPLIPDPVAGTLSNSDSSDLIRSNLVILFSPVYRHLNGLCEFFDVEMEDECLRNLDAFVDKFSGVFDSVNDAFVSRDIHCCWVDVKFQSWENEDFENLGYGFLESGIRSLGWGFCSADSIVLGSALVPFGLIYPIIGVSSNCFRGFDFNDDSGRRMNAQLSLEISDASGKPLECKCCELEFVHFKMCSRNKNGDVLFTPEFSNPQMRGDDQKLRSMFEQYSDGVMTLRVRTVRKYDGCEKFEGHFLNPIIVREYWGNSRKDPKDNLGEFFADRALQILARDMGESLVRKPVPIWQIFLSFLCREGYWALVSLSDGNCDLHTGILKPFTVSSAMLCIIDDEFCTSNKLQEYSGEDVAAYVSKRDDEISKSNVDSKHSSGILDSQSHPSPSIKCASKRKKNKKNLHLLHEMTWSTFSHAAAEHLEIDLEESYFSRNCNNSKKLKFLKCWMKQIKKCSSCSLKIPESANPDQDATEEMNHRPIELPQDSEQPASYSASAGEGSSRILDEAGNEFCSETLENFFNSLPNKIKQGLESGEVELGAFAERLVSSSIYWLYQKHEMEDNSESQTSVVKANDACASKAAVELTELLLREPKDIAAMHKRRDPFSQASDSRSTGSAFLNIVREYELQILFRMEILQSEVGAIIEEPMRQKFVKQICLLLESIQCHLEGGFFGDWRLDKYVEKIIKSRYYQSLRDVVDKIYTKMDLLLFDDEDELPNHLLNSEGSNQSWKEKPEKDVNYRNNEPVSIGDESPQVHKNDNRSPQVIRTKEHAQKLIEAQERRERARRFSSFTSWMPHLQRVWVPKQPKAMKLKSEPLRKLSKRKNCSRANYDMVCETPITEKKRSSPRRISIDEEEGHRDCGAHSHGSVSKALFQDDIQ, encoded by the exons ATGGCAGCCAAAGTGGTCGACCCATTGACAGACTACAGCAAAACCCAGCGCGTAGTCCTTCTCATTGACTTAAACCCACTCCTCCATCTCCAAGACGCAAACCCATACCTCAAAACCCTCCTTTTCTCTTCCAAAACTCTCCTCTCTTTCCCTCCTCTCTCCTCTTCTCTCTTCTCTTTCAAACCCTTCTTTTCCTCCCTTTCCCCACTCCTTTCATCTTCGAAACTCCCTTCTACTTCTacttccctctctctctctttcaacCACCCAGATTCCACCCTCCACTCCCTCACTGAATTCCTCACTTCTCTCCCCACCACAATAAACAAATCCTCCTTCCCATTAAACCCTTCTAAGGCTTTGAATCTCGCTGCCTCCCTTCGCCAACTCGTTCATGACTATGCCTGGGACCCACTGATCCCTGATCCGGTGGCTGGTACGCTGTCCAACTCTGATAGCTCCGATTTGATTAGGTctaatttggtaattttgttCTCTCCTGTTTATAGGCACTTGAATGGTTTATGTGAATTTTTTGATGTCGAAATGGAAGATGAATGTTTGAGGAATTTGGATGCCTTTGTTGATAAGTTTTCTGGGGTTTTTGACAGTGTGAATGATGCGTTTGTTAGTAGGGATATTCATTGTTGTTGGGTTGATGTAAAGTTTCAATCGTgggaaaatgaagattttgaaaatctgGGGTATGGGTTTTTGGAGAGTGGGATTAGGAGTTTGGGTTGGGGATTTTGTTCTGCGGATTCAATTGTTTTAGGTAGTGCTCTTGTTCCTTTTGGTTTGATTTATCCGATAATTGGGGTTTCATCAAATTGTTTTCGTGGTTTTGATTTTAACGATGATTCTGGTAGAAGGATGAATGCCCAATTGAGTCTTGAGATATCAGATGCCAGTGGGAAGCCCTTAGAATGTAAGTGCTGTGAGCTTGAATTTGTCCATTTTAAAATGTGTTccagaaataaaaatggtgaTGTTTTGTTTACACCTGAATTCAGTAATCCACAAATGAGAGGTGATGATCAGAAGCTTAGATCCATGTTTGAGCAGTATTCTGATGGAGTAATGACACTACGTGTTAGGACAGTGAGGAAGTATGACGGGTGTGAGAAATTTGAGGGGCACTTCTTGAATCCAATCATTGTTCGAGAATACTGGGGAAACTCGCGGAAAGATCCAAAAGATAATTTGGGTGAGTTTTTTGCAGATAGGGCTCTTCAAATACTTGCAAGGGACATGGGTGAATCATTGGTGAGAAAACCTGTTCCCATTTGGCaaatttttttgagttttctttGTAGGGAAGGTTACTGGGCGTTGGTATCTCTTTCAGATGGCAATTGTGATTTGCATACAGGAATTCTGAAGCCTTTCACTGTTTCTTCAGCCATGCTTTGTATCATAGATGATGAGTTCTGCACTAGCAACAAGTTACAAGAATATAGTGGGGAGGATGTGGCTGCATATGTTTCAAAAAGGGACGATGAAATAAGCAAATCCAATGTTGATTCCAAGCACTCTTCTGGAATTTTGGATTCTCAATCTCACCCCTCACCTTCAATCAAGTGTGCttcaaaaaggaagaagaataaaaagaacTTACATTTGCTTCATGAGATGACATGGAGTACCTTCTCTCATGCAGCAGCTGAACATTTGGAGATAGATTTAGAAGAAAGTTACTTTTCTAGGAACTGCAATAACTCaaagaagttaaaatttctgaAATGCTGGATGAAGCAGATTAAAAAGTGTAGTTCTTGCAGCTTGAAGATACCAGAGAGTGCCAATCCAGATCAGGATGCCACAGAAGAAATGAATCATAGACCAATTGAGTTGCCCCAAGATAGTGAACAGCCGGCCTCTTACTCTGCATCAGCAGGAGAAGGTTCCTCCAGAATATTAGATGAAGCTGGTAATGAATTTTGTTCAGAAACTTTGGAAAATTTCTTCAATAGTCTCCcaaacaaaattaaacaaGGGCTAGAATCTGGAGAAGTAGAATTAGGGGCTTTTGCAGAGAGACTTGTGAGTTCATCTATTTATTGGTTAtatcaaaagcatgaaatggAAGACAATTCAGAAAGTCAAACCTCTGTGGTGAAAGCTAATGAtgcttgtgctagcaaagctGCTGTTGAACTAACCGAACTTCTACTGAGAGAGCCAAAGGACATAGCTGCCATGCATAAAAGGAGGGATCCATTCTCTCAGGCATCTGATTCAAGGTCTACTGGATCTGCTTTCCTTAATATAGTTAGAGA ATATGAATTGCAGATTTTGTTTCGCATGGAGATTCTTCAATCAGAGGTTGGTGCAATTATTGAGGAGCCTATGAGGCAGAAGTTTGTAAAACAAATTTGCTTGCTACTGGAGTCTATTCAGTGCCATCTTGAGGGTGGCTTTTTTGGTGATTGGAGGCTTGACAAGTATGTGGAAAAAATCATAAAGAGCAG GTATTATCAATCTCTCAGAGATGTAGTTGATAAAATCTATACGAAGATGGATTTGTTGCTGTTTGATGATGAGGATGAATTGCCTAATCATTTACTCAACAGTGAGGGCAGTAACCAGTCCTGGAAAGAAAAACCGGAGAAAGATGTAAACTACAGAAATAATGAACCAGTCTCAATAGGAGACGAGTCCCCTCAAGtgcataaaaatgataatagaaGTCCCCAAGTGATTAGGACTAAGGAGCATGctcaaaaattaattgaggctcaagagaggagagagagagctcGGCGGTTTTCATCTTTCACAAGTTGGATGCCACATTTGCAGAGAGTTTGGGTTCCAAAGCAGCCGAAGGCAATGAAACTCAAGTCTGAACCTCTTCGAAAACTGTCAAAAAGGAAGAACTGTAGCAGAGCAAACTATGACATGGTATGTGAGACCCCAATAACAGAAAAGAAGCGGTCATCCCCTCGTCGGATTAGCATTGATGAGGAAGAAGGCCATAGAGACTGCGGAGCTCACTCTCACGGTTCTGTCTCAAAGGCCTTGTTTCAAGATGATATACAGTAA